A genomic stretch from Coffea arabica cultivar ET-39 chromosome 10c, Coffea Arabica ET-39 HiFi, whole genome shotgun sequence includes:
- the LOC113714324 gene encoding tubulin beta-1 chain, with protein MREILHIQGGQCGNQIGSKFWEVICDEHGVDPTGRYRGDGSNDLQLERINVYFNEASGGRYVPRAVLMDLEPGTMDSIRSGPYGQIFRPDNFVFGQSGAGNNWAKGHYTEGAELIDAVLDVVRKEAENCDCLQGFQVCHSLGGGTGSGMGTLLISKIREEYPDRMMLTFSVFPSPKVSDTVVEPYNATLSVHQLVENADECMVLDNEALYDICFRTLKLSTPSFGDLNHLISATMSGVTCCLRFPGQLNSDLRKLAVNLIPFPRLHFFMVGFAPLTSRGSQQYISLTVPELTQQMWDAKNMMCAADPRHGRYLTASAMFRGKMSTKEVDEQMINVQNKNSSYFVEWIPNNVKSSVCDIPPTGLKMASTFVGNSTSIQEMFRRVSEQFTAMFRRKAFLHWYTGEGMDEMEFTEAESNMNDLVAEYQQYQDATAEDEEEYDDGADEAYEN; from the exons atgagggaaatCTTGCACATTCAAGGAGGTCAATGCGGGAATCAAATTGGTTCCAAATTCTGGGAAGTAATCTGCGACGAACACGGGGTTGATCCAACCGGCCGTTACAGGGGAGATGGCTCCAATGATCTTCAACTGGAACGCATCAATGTCTATTTCAATGAGGCTTCCGGTGGCCGTTATGTTCCTCGGGCTGTCCTCATGGATCTCGAGCCCGGCACCATGGACAGCATCAGATCCGGCCCTTACGGCCAGATCTTCAGGCCCGACAACTTCGTCTTTGGTCAGTCTGGTGCCGGTAATAACTGGGCTAAAGGACATTACACTGAGGGTGCTGAGTTGATCGATGCCGTTCTCGACGTCGTGCGTAAAGAAGCCGAAAATTGTGACTGCTTGCAAG GATTTCAAGTGTGTCACTCGCTTGGAGGAGGCACTGGCTCTGGAATGGGAACCCTATTGATTTccaagataagagaagaataTCCAGACAGAATGATGCTCACTTTCTCAGTTTTCCCCTCACCAAAGGTTTCTGACACTGTTGTAGAACCCTATAATGCCACCCTCTCAGTGCATCAGTTGGTGGAGAATGCAGATGAATGCATGGTCCTTGACAATGAAGCACTTTATGACATTTGTTTCAGGACCTTGAAGCTTAGCACTCCAAGCT TTGGTGATTTGAACCATTTGATTTCGGCAACTATGAGTGGGGTTACCTGCTGCTTGAGATTCCCAGGTCAGCTCAACTCAGACCTGCGGAAGCTGGCTGTGAACCTGATTCCTTTCCCTCGTCTTCACTTTTTCATGGTGGGATTTGCGCCACTTACTTCCCGTGGATCGCAGCAATACATATCTCTCACTGTGCCAGAGCTCACTCAGCAAATGTGGGACGCCAAGAACATGATGTGTGCAGCTGATCCGCGACATGGGCGCTACCTCACTGCATCCGCAATGTTCAGAGGGAAGATGAGCACCAAAGAGGTGGATGAACAGATGATCAATGTGCAGAACAAGAATTCATCGTACTTTGTAGAGTGGATCCCAAATAATGTCAAGTCAAGTGTTTGTGATATTCCTCCTACTGGGTTAAAGATGGCATCTACTTTTGTCGGAAATTCTACCTCAATCCAAGAGATGTTCAGGAGAGTGAGCGAGCAGTTCACTGCCATGTTCAGGCGCAAAGCCTTCTTGCACTGGTACACTGGAGAAGGAAtggatgaaatggaattcacagaagctgagagcaacatgaatgaTTTGGTGGCAGAATATCAGCAGTACCAGGATGCCACTGCAGAGGACGAGGAAGAGTATGACGATGGTGCCGACGAGGCGTATGAAAACTAA
- the LOC113714323 gene encoding uncharacterized protein, translating into MEESIAEAERIRSLFNEDEIEVCEILLNLGNLVVESELRLRTTTPRLKPPFLVRWGTQKRLICRRGGTRRGSSTTSLSPPPDNPATTLSKSSSPLQSLQNNKISQPEVKVVGSTSPDTPLSFPANASSESDDKSSRRKKSKKRALLTEQLRKSMEGLAESREVLIKEIQNVKSYYNELLAYNKKLKAKKQQVLSTSTHRTREEPNLELGKSFNPGFNCVRSYHVLANPDQNQFNGEQMAAESIIRPALFHPYGNGQVQVRPSSFSSSTGLGEVNAVGPPDISNLRAAASATPEGTYGVASSQPLNYCRAFADDNRTKAAEARRNRKMINQQKTVLRLKLKGISTTVMMKPPLSRR; encoded by the exons atgGAAGAGAGTATTGCAGAGGCGGAGCGCATTCGGTCTCTGTTCAACGAGGACGAGATTGAAGTTTGTGAAATACTGTTGAATTTAGGAAATCTAGTTGTAGAGTCCGAGTTAAGGCTTCGAACGACTACTCCTCGTCTGAAACCACCATTCCTGGTGAGATGGGGTACTCAGAAAAGATTGATTTGCCGCCGCGGTGGTACGAGGAGGGGATCTTCTACCACTAGCCTTTCTCCTCCTCCTGATAATCCCGCAACCACCCTTTCGAAGTCTTCTTCCCCATTGCAGTCCCTGCAAAACAACAAGATTAGTCAACCAGAAGTCAAAGTTGTTGGCTCTACAAGCCCAGATACGCCGCTCTCTTTCCCGGCTAATGCTAGTTCTGAATCCGATGACAAGTCTTCCCGCCGCAAAAAATCCAAGAAGAGG GCGTTGTTGACGGAGCAGTTGAGAAAGAGCATGGAGGGATTGGCTGAAAGCAGAGAAGTGCTAATAAAg GAGATACAGAACGTGAAAAGTTACTATAACGAGCTGTTGGCTTACAATAAGAAGTTGAAAGCAAAGAAACAACAG GTGCTGTCTACCAGTACTCATCGTACAAGAGAGGAGCCCAATTTGGAATTGGGCAAAAGCTTCAATCCTGGATTTAATTGCGTCCGAAGTTACCATGTTCTTGCGAACCCCGATCAGAATCAATTCAACGGGGAACAAATGGCTGCAGAGTCAATAATAAGACCAGCGCTGTTCCACCCATATGGTAATGGCCAAGTGCAAGTTAGACCAAGCTCGTTCTCGTCCAGTACCGGATTGGGTGAGGTCAATGCCGTGGGCCCACCAGACATTTCTAATCTCAGAGCTGCTGCTAGTGCTACTCCTGAGGGTACTTACGGCGTGGCCTCGTCTCAGCCTTTGAATTATTGCAGGGCTTTTGCTGATGATAACAGGACCAAAGCTGCAGAAGCTAGGAGGAACAGAAAGATGATAAACCAACAGAAAACCGTGCTGAGACTCAAATTGAAGGGTATTTCTACGACGGTGATGATGAAGCCACCATTAAGCAGAAGATGA
- the LOC113713439 gene encoding uncharacterized protein isoform X2: MPSEDAKTVKKQRVKDEDEETLDSLKKKKPNNATQKEAKARKEETKRVKKEEADEDFEQSPPKKSSNKSSDKKRRKKEDETKKKEAKETEQTAKKREKKVYDLPGQRREPPEERDPLRIFYETLYKQVPNSEMAAIWMMESGLLQKEAAKKIFEKKQKKAPQQKVKSPVKAVGTVKSKVDSVTIKRKTSSAVSTQKKRTLDSKVVSKQSKKCKIADSSSESGSDDDDFILKAKNSKKQKAG; this comes from the exons ATGCCATCCGAGGATGCAAAAACAGTGAAGAAGCAGAGGGTTAAAGACGAAGATGAAGAAACTTTGGATTCCCTTAAGAAGAAAAAGCCCAACAATGCCACCCAAAAGGAAGCCAAAGCCAGAAAAGAAGAAACTAAGAGAGTGAAGAAAGAAGAAGCAGATGAAGATTTTGAGCAGAGCCCTCCGAAGAAAAGCTCAAACAAGTCCTCTGATAAG aaaaggaggaagaaagagGACGAGACAAAGAAGAAGGAGGCTAAAGAAACTGAGCAAACAgctaagaaaagagaaaagaaagtttaTGATTTGCCTGGTCAGAGGAGAGAACCTCCGGAGgag AGAGACCCATTAAGGATTTTCTACGAGACTTTATATAAGCAAGTACCAAACAGTGAAATGGCAGCAATCTG GATGATGGAATCTGGTCTGCTTCAAAAGGAGGCGGCGAAGAAGATTTTtgagaagaaacagaaaaaggctCCGCAACAAAAAGTCAAGTCACCTGTGAAAGCTGTTGGTACCGTCAAGAGCAAAGTTGATTCTGTTACCATCAAGAGGAAAACATCATCTGCAGTTTCAACCCAGAAAAAGAGGACACTGGATTCCAAAGTTGTGTCAAAGCAGTCAAAGAAATGCAAGATTGCTGATTCGTCCTCAGAAAGTGGATCAGACGATGACGATTTTATTCTGAAAGCTAAAAATTCGAAAAAACAGAAAGCTGGTTAA
- the LOC113713439 gene encoding uncharacterized protein isoform X1: MPSEDAKTVKKQRVKDEDEETLDSLKKKKPNNATQKEAKARKEETKRVKKEEADEDFEQSPPKKSSNKSSDKVQKRRKKEDETKKKEAKETEQTAKKREKKVYDLPGQRREPPEERDPLRIFYETLYKQVPNSEMAAIWMMESGLLQKEAAKKIFEKKQKKAPQQKVKSPVKAVGTVKSKVDSVTIKRKTSSAVSTQKKRTLDSKVVSKQSKKCKIADSSSESGSDDDDFILKAKNSKKQKAG, encoded by the exons ATGCCATCCGAGGATGCAAAAACAGTGAAGAAGCAGAGGGTTAAAGACGAAGATGAAGAAACTTTGGATTCCCTTAAGAAGAAAAAGCCCAACAATGCCACCCAAAAGGAAGCCAAAGCCAGAAAAGAAGAAACTAAGAGAGTGAAGAAAGAAGAAGCAGATGAAGATTTTGAGCAGAGCCCTCCGAAGAAAAGCTCAAACAAGTCCTCTGATAAG GTGcagaaaaggaggaagaaagagGACGAGACAAAGAAGAAGGAGGCTAAAGAAACTGAGCAAACAgctaagaaaagagaaaagaaagtttaTGATTTGCCTGGTCAGAGGAGAGAACCTCCGGAGgag AGAGACCCATTAAGGATTTTCTACGAGACTTTATATAAGCAAGTACCAAACAGTGAAATGGCAGCAATCTG GATGATGGAATCTGGTCTGCTTCAAAAGGAGGCGGCGAAGAAGATTTTtgagaagaaacagaaaaaggctCCGCAACAAAAAGTCAAGTCACCTGTGAAAGCTGTTGGTACCGTCAAGAGCAAAGTTGATTCTGTTACCATCAAGAGGAAAACATCATCTGCAGTTTCAACCCAGAAAAAGAGGACACTGGATTCCAAAGTTGTGTCAAAGCAGTCAAAGAAATGCAAGATTGCTGATTCGTCCTCAGAAAGTGGATCAGACGATGACGATTTTATTCTGAAAGCTAAAAATTCGAAAAAACAGAAAGCTGGTTAA
- the LOC113713641 gene encoding uncharacterized protein isoform X1 yields MAKAKGSNDSWDREKCNKIFNAMVHLLQNQQTQIQYLAKDRKLLEDIVKLQHERWTSDVNLLKEHIFQMRRDLTMQEKERIVEATKADMVMGLKLRESFLYKQKFENADSELADFREWFERLARKCSEKDTSADVIKKGEEHRYKALESNLKRLQCENEKLMLDKNSEISALLAEKNFVWNQYNLMETNLNEQLRQKCADVESANEKIWGLLSSMEDMQSSNSVKDRMIARLNDDIARLRSDLVKNDEEVSRLSRELEALRRLRKDSMTPVLGRCTTESGNTNSKAKSGMTVTTKKELDSSLTLEKGCKSSKRKAVDTIQASNTPKLFTSSFKVPKLKNSSPAVH; encoded by the exons ATGGCGAAAGCCAAAGGCTCAAATGACTCATGGGACCGTGAAAAATGCAACAAAATATTTAACGCTATGGTCCACTTGTTGCAGAATCAGCAGACGCAAATTCAATATCTGGCTAAAGACAGGAAGCTTCTTGAAGACATAGTTAAGTTACAGCATGAACGCTGGACTTCTGATGTTAATCTTCTAAAAGAGCATATCTTCCAG ATGAGGAGGGATTTGACCATgcaagaaaaggagcgcatcgTTGAGGCTACTAAAGCTGATATGGTTATGGGTTTGAAGTTGAGGGAGTCTTTCCTGTACAAGCAGAAATTTG AAAATGCAGATAGTGAATTGGCTGATTTTAGGGAATGGTTTGAACGCCTTGCTCGTAAGTGCTCGGAAAAG GATACATCTGCTGATGTGATTAAAAAAGGAGAAGAGCATCGGTATAAAGCTCTGGAGAGTAATTTGAAAAGGCTGCAATGTGAAAATGAGAAGCTTATGTTAGATAAGAATTCAGAGATTTCTGCTCTGCTGGCTGAGAAGAATTTTGTCTGGAACCAGTATAACCTAATGGAGACCAATTTGAATGAGCAATTGAGACAGAAGTGTGCTGATGTTGAATCTGCAAATGAGAAGATATGGGGGCTTCTGTCGAGCATGGAGGATATGCAGTCTTCTAATTCTGTAAAGGATAGAATGATTGCAAGATTAAACGATGACATTGCTAGGCTAAGATCTGACTTAGTTAAAAATGATGAAGAAGTTTCCAGACTATCTAGGGAGCTGGAGGCGTTAAGGAGGTTGAGAAAAGATTCTATGACCCCAGTGTTAGGTCGCTGCACAACTGAATCTGGGAATACCAACTCAAAAGCCAAGAGTGGGATGACAGTAACGACAAAGAAAGAGTTAGATTCTTCCCTTACACTTGAAAAG GGATGCAAAAGTTCAAAGAGGAAAGCAGTTGATACCATTCAGGCCTCTAACACCCCCAAATTGTTCACGTCCTCATTTAAGGTTCCTAAGCTGAAGAATTCATCTCCAGCTGTCCATTGA
- the LOC113713641 gene encoding uncharacterized protein isoform X2, translated as MAKAKGSNDSWDREKCNKIFNAMVHLLQNQQTQIQYLAKDRKLLEDIVKLQHERWTSDVNLLKEHIFQMRRDLTMQEKERIVEATKADMVMGLKLRESFLYKQKFENADSELADFREWFERLARKCSEKDTSADVIKKGEEHRYKALESNLKRLQCENEKLMLDKNSEISALLAEKNFVWNQYNLMETNLNEQLRQKCADVESANEKIWGLLSSMEDMQSSNSVKDRMIARLNDDIARLRSDLVKNDEEVSRLSRELEALRRLRKDSMTPVLGRCTTESGNTNSKAKSGMTVTTKKELDSSLTLEKVLVIA; from the exons ATGGCGAAAGCCAAAGGCTCAAATGACTCATGGGACCGTGAAAAATGCAACAAAATATTTAACGCTATGGTCCACTTGTTGCAGAATCAGCAGACGCAAATTCAATATCTGGCTAAAGACAGGAAGCTTCTTGAAGACATAGTTAAGTTACAGCATGAACGCTGGACTTCTGATGTTAATCTTCTAAAAGAGCATATCTTCCAG ATGAGGAGGGATTTGACCATgcaagaaaaggagcgcatcgTTGAGGCTACTAAAGCTGATATGGTTATGGGTTTGAAGTTGAGGGAGTCTTTCCTGTACAAGCAGAAATTTG AAAATGCAGATAGTGAATTGGCTGATTTTAGGGAATGGTTTGAACGCCTTGCTCGTAAGTGCTCGGAAAAG GATACATCTGCTGATGTGATTAAAAAAGGAGAAGAGCATCGGTATAAAGCTCTGGAGAGTAATTTGAAAAGGCTGCAATGTGAAAATGAGAAGCTTATGTTAGATAAGAATTCAGAGATTTCTGCTCTGCTGGCTGAGAAGAATTTTGTCTGGAACCAGTATAACCTAATGGAGACCAATTTGAATGAGCAATTGAGACAGAAGTGTGCTGATGTTGAATCTGCAAATGAGAAGATATGGGGGCTTCTGTCGAGCATGGAGGATATGCAGTCTTCTAATTCTGTAAAGGATAGAATGATTGCAAGATTAAACGATGACATTGCTAGGCTAAGATCTGACTTAGTTAAAAATGATGAAGAAGTTTCCAGACTATCTAGGGAGCTGGAGGCGTTAAGGAGGTTGAGAAAAGATTCTATGACCCCAGTGTTAGGTCGCTGCACAACTGAATCTGGGAATACCAACTCAAAAGCCAAGAGTGGGATGACAGTAACGACAAAGAAAGAGTTAGATTCTTCCCTTACACTTGAAAAG GTGTTGGTGATTGCATGA
- the LOC113714521 gene encoding uncharacterized protein isoform X2, translating to MGRVGSDGEAELRLSSRNSTSNEGFKFPKKFMKGDCTTVCNLSVPRKLRSAMKKRSRESVSPPLPVCKKLTRVAGGVELLTKDGSTKYKLKMKQSQAHGCVADGTQGPVTKDEEEVAEALYALAGVFSNTDKTDKAGSAVQELGINSSNLTKAESLLTPIDVGKVEEEVKAVSYGDEAPNHSSNPEHSGGESIILHWQNGTSQPDILVGKQTTIEVGSDIPEVNLPLTTFESDKQQTIQKTCDSVVSEDWSELSKTRSKLPNLNKSLASVKCPTTVLAPIAAACGQAEVQHTIKETRNNGSSLRPDLPSITSCDTQELGIPLQPHIANHPAWFESTSCSAQSPKLSSSVLAKKDAQVSIRSKNPWKRCIAHVYISRFIKVLQITERKNRSIMLSSELGTNEAPKQVARIPVANLNEGRNGMTGVVSSDSFRRAATEKYATEVRNAVHLHKRLIQDQQQAPYEVYNAQKQSLDCLSLLAGSGQLEISNGINRAGNGREISTQLPFPGLLSQNQPSIPFPVPQNCYSSPSFSSHPSVAMGQKFQVPPNVGSTSYGATLMDATLSSIQQLEEQQQKRASLLMTRYKSGVAPPVIPNKQTEGPDIPPVFQHVQTLFSPSLSSVEVLGARYAPVLQQQLLSATSLLPSPTVKEQYHHLPSVHEANVGGVRSDSVPLRIICNQYI from the exons ATGGGGCGTGTGGGGTCGGACGGTGAAGCTGAGCTTCGTCTTAGCAGCAGAAATAGTACTTCCAATGAAGGATTTAAGTTTCCCAAAAAG TTTATGAAAGGTGACTGCACTACTGTTTGTAATCTCTCTGTTCCCAGGAAGTTACGATCAG CCATGAAGAAGAGAAGTCGTGAATCTGTTTCTCCACCATTGCCAGTTTGCAAGAAGCTGACTCGTGTAGCCGGTGGAGTTGAATTACTAACAAAAGATGGTTCCACGAAATACAAGCTGAAAATG AAACAGAGTCAAGCTCATGGCTGTGTTGCAGACGGGACCCAAGGGCCTGTCACCAAGGATGAGGAAGAAGTGGCGGAGGCCTTATATGCTTTGGCAGGAGTCTTCTCTAACACTGACAAGACAGATAAGGCTGGATCCGCTGTTCAAGAATTGGGAATAAATTCTTCCAACTTGACAAAAGCTGAGAGTCTTTTAACTCCAATTGATG TAGGGAAGGTGGAAGAGGAGGTTAAGGCAGTAAGTTATGGAGATGAGGCACCTAATCATTCGTCAAATCCAGAACACTCAGGTGGAGAATCTATCATACTTCATTGGCAAAATGGCACTTCACAGCCTGATATCTTGGTTGGCAAGCAGACAACCATTGAAGTGGGTAGTGATATTCCTGAAGTAAATCTTCCCTTGACAACTTTCGAATCTGATAAACAACAAACCATCCAAAAAACATGTGACTCTGTTGTTTCTGAGGATTGGAGTGAGTTGAGCAAGACAAG GTCAAAATTGCCAAATCTTAATAAAAGCCTAGCAAGCGTCAAGTGTCCAACAACTGTATTGGCACCG ATTGCAGCTGCTTGTGGCCAAGCTGAGGTACAACATACCATCAAGGAAACCAGAAATAATG GTTCCTCATTGAGGCCAGATTTGCCTTCAATAACATCATGTGACACTCAGGAGCTGGGAATTCCCTTGCA GCCACATATTGCTAATCATCCTGCTTGGTTTGAAAGTACTAGTTGCTCTGCACAGTCTCCAAAATTGAGTAGTAGTGTCCTAGCTAAAAAG GATGCTCAAGTTTCCATTCGTTCAAAGAATCCATGGAAGAGATGTATAGCTCATGTTTATATTAGTCGATTCATTAAGGTCCTCCAAATCACTGAAAGAAAAAACAGATCAATAATGCTTTCTTCGGAACTCGGAACAAATGAAGCACCAAAGCAAGTGGCGCGTATACCTGTTGCTAACCTAAATGAGGGGAGGAACGGTATGACTGGAGTTGTTAGTTCTGACAGTTTCAGACGCGCTGCTACTGAGAAATATGCAACTGAAGTGAGAAATGCTGTTCATTTGCACAAGAGACTCATTCAAGATCAGCAGCAGGCTCCATATGAGGTCTACAATGCACAGAAGCAG AGCTTAGATTGCTTATCTTTGCTGGCTGGAAGTGGTCAGTTGGAAATTAGTAATGGCATTAATAGAGCAGGAAATGGTCGGGAAATCTCAACACAGCTTCCTTTTCCTGGCCTGCTCTCCCAGAATCAACCATCCATTCCTTTTCCAGTGCCCCAAAATTGTTACTCGTCTCCATCTTTCTCTAGTCATCCTTCAGTAGCCATGGGGCAGAAG TTCCAGGTGCCCCCGAATGTTGGCAGCACATCTTATGGTGCTACCCTTATGGATGCTACTCTCTCGTCAATACAGCAGCTAGAGGAGCAACAACAAAAGCGCGCTTCGCTGTTAATGACTCGTTACAAATCCGGAGTTGCCCCGCCAGTTATACCAAACAAGCAAACTGAAGGGCCAGACATTCCTCCTGTGTTTCAGCATGTACAAACCCTTTTCTCACCTTCCCTATCTTCTGTAGAAGTACTCGGCGCCAGATATGCTCCAGTCTTGCAACAGCAGCTTCTGTCTGCTACTTCACTGTTGCCTTCTCCAACAGTGAAAGAACAATATCATCATCTCCCTTCTGTCCATGAAGCAAATGTAGGTGGAGTACGATCTGACAGTGTACCCTTGCGGATAATCTGCAATCAGTATATTTAA
- the LOC113714521 gene encoding uncharacterized protein isoform X1: MGRVGSDGEAELRLSSRNSTSNEGFKFPKKFMKGDCTTVCNLSVPRKLRSAMKKRSRESVSPPLPVCKKLTRVAGGVELLTKDGSTKYKLKMKQSQAHGCVADGTQGPVTKDEEEVAEALYALAGVFSNTDKTDKAGSAVQELGINSSNLTKAESLLTPIDDMAVGKVEEEVKAVSYGDEAPNHSSNPEHSGGESIILHWQNGTSQPDILVGKQTTIEVGSDIPEVNLPLTTFESDKQQTIQKTCDSVVSEDWSELSKTRSKLPNLNKSLASVKCPTTVLAPIAAACGQAEVQHTIKETRNNGSSLRPDLPSITSCDTQELGIPLQPHIANHPAWFESTSCSAQSPKLSSSVLAKKDAQVSIRSKNPWKRCIAHVYISRFIKVLQITERKNRSIMLSSELGTNEAPKQVARIPVANLNEGRNGMTGVVSSDSFRRAATEKYATEVRNAVHLHKRLIQDQQQAPYEVYNAQKQSLDCLSLLAGSGQLEISNGINRAGNGREISTQLPFPGLLSQNQPSIPFPVPQNCYSSPSFSSHPSVAMGQKFQVPPNVGSTSYGATLMDATLSSIQQLEEQQQKRASLLMTRYKSGVAPPVIPNKQTEGPDIPPVFQHVQTLFSPSLSSVEVLGARYAPVLQQQLLSATSLLPSPTVKEQYHHLPSVHEANVGGVRSDSVPLRIICNQYI, encoded by the exons ATGGGGCGTGTGGGGTCGGACGGTGAAGCTGAGCTTCGTCTTAGCAGCAGAAATAGTACTTCCAATGAAGGATTTAAGTTTCCCAAAAAG TTTATGAAAGGTGACTGCACTACTGTTTGTAATCTCTCTGTTCCCAGGAAGTTACGATCAG CCATGAAGAAGAGAAGTCGTGAATCTGTTTCTCCACCATTGCCAGTTTGCAAGAAGCTGACTCGTGTAGCCGGTGGAGTTGAATTACTAACAAAAGATGGTTCCACGAAATACAAGCTGAAAATG AAACAGAGTCAAGCTCATGGCTGTGTTGCAGACGGGACCCAAGGGCCTGTCACCAAGGATGAGGAAGAAGTGGCGGAGGCCTTATATGCTTTGGCAGGAGTCTTCTCTAACACTGACAAGACAGATAAGGCTGGATCCGCTGTTCAAGAATTGGGAATAAATTCTTCCAACTTGACAAAAGCTGAGAGTCTTTTAACTCCAATTGATG ACATGGCAGTAGGGAAGGTGGAAGAGGAGGTTAAGGCAGTAAGTTATGGAGATGAGGCACCTAATCATTCGTCAAATCCAGAACACTCAGGTGGAGAATCTATCATACTTCATTGGCAAAATGGCACTTCACAGCCTGATATCTTGGTTGGCAAGCAGACAACCATTGAAGTGGGTAGTGATATTCCTGAAGTAAATCTTCCCTTGACAACTTTCGAATCTGATAAACAACAAACCATCCAAAAAACATGTGACTCTGTTGTTTCTGAGGATTGGAGTGAGTTGAGCAAGACAAG GTCAAAATTGCCAAATCTTAATAAAAGCCTAGCAAGCGTCAAGTGTCCAACAACTGTATTGGCACCG ATTGCAGCTGCTTGTGGCCAAGCTGAGGTACAACATACCATCAAGGAAACCAGAAATAATG GTTCCTCATTGAGGCCAGATTTGCCTTCAATAACATCATGTGACACTCAGGAGCTGGGAATTCCCTTGCA GCCACATATTGCTAATCATCCTGCTTGGTTTGAAAGTACTAGTTGCTCTGCACAGTCTCCAAAATTGAGTAGTAGTGTCCTAGCTAAAAAG GATGCTCAAGTTTCCATTCGTTCAAAGAATCCATGGAAGAGATGTATAGCTCATGTTTATATTAGTCGATTCATTAAGGTCCTCCAAATCACTGAAAGAAAAAACAGATCAATAATGCTTTCTTCGGAACTCGGAACAAATGAAGCACCAAAGCAAGTGGCGCGTATACCTGTTGCTAACCTAAATGAGGGGAGGAACGGTATGACTGGAGTTGTTAGTTCTGACAGTTTCAGACGCGCTGCTACTGAGAAATATGCAACTGAAGTGAGAAATGCTGTTCATTTGCACAAGAGACTCATTCAAGATCAGCAGCAGGCTCCATATGAGGTCTACAATGCACAGAAGCAG AGCTTAGATTGCTTATCTTTGCTGGCTGGAAGTGGTCAGTTGGAAATTAGTAATGGCATTAATAGAGCAGGAAATGGTCGGGAAATCTCAACACAGCTTCCTTTTCCTGGCCTGCTCTCCCAGAATCAACCATCCATTCCTTTTCCAGTGCCCCAAAATTGTTACTCGTCTCCATCTTTCTCTAGTCATCCTTCAGTAGCCATGGGGCAGAAG TTCCAGGTGCCCCCGAATGTTGGCAGCACATCTTATGGTGCTACCCTTATGGATGCTACTCTCTCGTCAATACAGCAGCTAGAGGAGCAACAACAAAAGCGCGCTTCGCTGTTAATGACTCGTTACAAATCCGGAGTTGCCCCGCCAGTTATACCAAACAAGCAAACTGAAGGGCCAGACATTCCTCCTGTGTTTCAGCATGTACAAACCCTTTTCTCACCTTCCCTATCTTCTGTAGAAGTACTCGGCGCCAGATATGCTCCAGTCTTGCAACAGCAGCTTCTGTCTGCTACTTCACTGTTGCCTTCTCCAACAGTGAAAGAACAATATCATCATCTCCCTTCTGTCCATGAAGCAAATGTAGGTGGAGTACGATCTGACAGTGTACCCTTGCGGATAATCTGCAATCAGTATATTTAA
- the LOC113714522 gene encoding AP-2 complex subunit sigma, with product MIRFILLQNRQGKTRLAKYYIPLEESEKHKVEYEVHRLVVNRDPKFTNFVEFRTHKVIYRRYAGLFFSLCVDITDNELAYLECIHLFVEILDHFFSNVCELDLVFNFHKVYLILDEFILAGELQETSKKAIIERMGELEKQE from the exons atg ATCCGATTCATATTGCTTCAGAACAGGCAAGGCAAGACTCGTCTCGCCAAGTACTACATTCCTCTCGAGGAATCCGAGAAGCACAAAGTCGAGTACGAG GTTCACCGTTTGGTTGTCAACAGAGATCCGAAATTCACCAACTTTGTAGAG TTCCGCACCCACAAGGTGATCTACAGGCGATATGCAGGATTGTTTTTTTCCTTGTGCGTGGATATAACAGATAATGAATTGGCTTATCTCGAGTGTATCCATTTATTTGTGGAGATACTTGATCATTTCTTCAGCAACGTATGTGAGCTAGATTTGGTCTTCAATTTTCACAAG GTATATCTCATATTAGATGAGTTCATTCTTGCCGGagaacttcaagaaacaagCAAGAAG GCTATCATAGAGCGGATGGGTGAATTGGAAAAGCAAGAGTAA